A single genomic interval of Tautonia marina harbors:
- a CDS encoding DUF58 domain-containing protein, whose product MRFFPRKRPEPPVPDLDPGAIVRRARRLRFRVRPTAVAQLAGAYHSARPGSGLTFAELRAYEPGDDVRHLDWNVTARQGRPFVRRYVEERSLSLWLILDVSQSLRFGADGRSKSDRASQAAALLAASAIQNGDRAALTLVSDRIESELPPGGGPRHLSRLLRMLVTSPSTSRRSSLTAAVTRPQRFARRGLVVVLSDFLNPEPVAPWRELASRGDVVALRLVDPLEEQLPNAGILALEDVETGRRRIVDSGSARLRASYARMAEDRQRAFRSWCEATSIEGLDLSTQLDPIGPLLGIFRGRARRRTGPR is encoded by the coding sequence ATGCGATTCTTCCCCCGCAAACGCCCCGAGCCGCCGGTCCCGGACCTCGACCCGGGCGCGATTGTCCGTCGCGCCCGTCGCTTGCGGTTCCGGGTCCGACCGACGGCCGTGGCGCAACTGGCCGGGGCGTATCACAGCGCCCGGCCCGGCTCGGGACTGACCTTTGCCGAACTTCGGGCCTATGAACCCGGTGACGATGTCCGCCATCTTGACTGGAACGTCACCGCACGCCAGGGTCGGCCGTTCGTGCGTCGCTACGTCGAGGAGCGATCGCTGAGCCTCTGGCTGATTCTTGATGTCTCGCAGAGTCTCCGATTCGGCGCCGACGGACGCTCAAAGTCGGACCGGGCCTCGCAGGCCGCGGCCCTGCTGGCGGCCTCGGCCATCCAGAACGGCGATCGGGCCGCCCTGACCCTCGTGAGCGACCGGATCGAGTCCGAGTTGCCGCCAGGAGGAGGGCCGAGGCATCTCTCCCGACTGCTTCGGATGCTCGTCACCTCCCCGTCGACCTCGCGGCGATCTTCCCTCACGGCGGCGGTTACGCGTCCCCAGCGGTTTGCCCGTCGCGGGCTGGTCGTTGTCCTGAGCGATTTTCTGAACCCGGAACCGGTTGCCCCCTGGCGAGAGCTGGCGAGCCGAGGAGACGTGGTCGCCCTCCGCCTGGTCGATCCCCTGGAGGAACAGCTTCCCAACGCCGGCATCCTTGCCCTCGAAGATGTCGAGACCGGCCGCCGTCGGATCGTCGATTCCGGGTCGGCCCGGCTTCGAGCCTCCTACGCCCGCATGGCCGAGGATCGGCAACGCGCCTTCCGATCCTGGTGCGAGGCTACGTCCATCGAAGGGCTCGACCTCTCGACCCAACTCGATCCCATCGGACCCTTGCTCGGGATCTTCCGAGGACGAGCTCGACGGCGGACGGGTCCCCGATGA
- a CDS encoding acyl-CoA dehydrogenase family protein, which yields MTDLTDDPLARLDDPAVTELVGRLTTLDGPADASDEWPEPLWSALRECGVPRWPVPRTFGGDGLDRVTMVRREAGLAEGSLTAAFIFSQFNAATRRLVSAADRGHEGAADWLRAIASGQAFPTIGTSQLTTSRRRGRRALVAEPIAGGGYRLQGAMPWVTAATKADLFVVGAVLDDDRQVLIALPSDRAGLSIGAPMPLAALQASCTTEVACDAVHVEPSEVLFGPEPDVMAVASDGGGAGSLETSALAIGQALAALRALRELAPSRDDLDEPVEALESSWQAIADSLLAAAEGRADAPSSADLRAEANRFVLRATHAYLTARRGTGMLRTEPAQRWVRQAMFFLVWSCPGPVAQAALRDFAGICPA from the coding sequence ATGACCGACCTTACCGACGATCCCCTGGCTCGTCTCGACGACCCGGCCGTTACCGAACTGGTGGGCCGCCTGACCACCCTCGACGGCCCGGCCGATGCCTCGGACGAGTGGCCGGAGCCCTTGTGGTCGGCCTTGAGGGAGTGTGGCGTGCCTCGCTGGCCGGTTCCTCGGACCTTTGGAGGAGACGGGCTGGACCGGGTGACGATGGTCCGTCGAGAGGCCGGGCTGGCCGAGGGAAGCCTGACGGCCGCGTTCATCTTTTCGCAGTTCAATGCGGCAACCCGCCGACTGGTCAGTGCGGCCGATCGGGGGCACGAGGGGGCGGCAGATTGGCTTCGGGCGATTGCTTCGGGCCAGGCGTTTCCGACGATCGGCACCTCGCAACTGACCACGTCTCGACGTCGAGGCCGTCGCGCCCTGGTTGCCGAGCCGATTGCGGGAGGCGGCTATCGGCTCCAGGGAGCCATGCCGTGGGTGACCGCGGCCACCAAGGCCGATCTGTTCGTTGTGGGGGCAGTGCTTGACGATGATCGGCAGGTTCTCATCGCCTTACCGAGCGATCGAGCGGGGCTCTCGATCGGAGCGCCGATGCCCCTGGCGGCCTTGCAAGCGTCTTGCACCACGGAAGTGGCGTGCGACGCCGTGCACGTGGAGCCTTCCGAGGTCCTCTTTGGCCCCGAGCCCGACGTGATGGCCGTGGCCAGCGATGGGGGAGGAGCCGGCAGCCTGGAAACCTCGGCCCTGGCGATCGGCCAGGCCCTGGCAGCGCTGCGGGCCTTGCGGGAGCTGGCGCCCTCACGAGACGATCTGGACGAGCCGGTCGAGGCCCTGGAATCGTCGTGGCAAGCGATTGCCGATTCCCTGCTTGCCGCGGCCGAGGGTCGGGCCGACGCTCCCTCGTCGGCCGACCTGCGAGCCGAGGCCAACCGCTTCGTGCTGCGAGCGACGCACGCCTATCTGACCGCTCGACGAGGAACCGGAATGCTGCGGACCGAGCCGGCGCAGCGTTGGGTCCGGCAAGCGATGTTCTTTCTCGTCTGGTCCTGTCCGGGGCCCGTGGCTCAGGCAGCGCTGCGCGATTTCGCGGGGATCTGTCCGGCGTGA
- a CDS encoding NUDIX domain-containing protein, giving the protein MTQSYCYDFPRPAVTVDTVAFAVDRSALRVLMIRRGQPPFEGQWALPGGFLDLDEAAEPAARRELFEETGIEVQPSLPFEPLGFYSAPGRDPRGRTISLAYATVLPPPPPEPSGGDDAAEASWIIADSPDRPLAFDHAQILNDALEWLRKGVEAGPLGLALLPDPFNRDDARSMFHAVGLPLRHSARWLGRCAKELWIEPVEGDSQRYRPKR; this is encoded by the coding sequence ATGACGCAATCGTACTGTTACGACTTTCCCCGACCCGCCGTTACGGTCGATACGGTGGCCTTCGCGGTCGATCGCTCGGCGCTTCGTGTCCTGATGATTCGTCGGGGACAGCCGCCCTTTGAAGGACAATGGGCCTTGCCTGGTGGCTTTCTTGACCTCGACGAGGCCGCCGAACCCGCGGCCCGCCGCGAACTGTTCGAGGAAACCGGAATCGAGGTCCAGCCCTCGCTGCCCTTCGAACCGCTCGGATTCTACTCGGCTCCCGGTCGCGATCCGAGAGGCCGAACGATCAGCCTGGCCTATGCCACCGTGCTTCCCCCTCCCCCGCCCGAGCCCTCGGGCGGAGACGATGCCGCCGAAGCCTCCTGGATCATCGCCGATTCCCCCGATCGTCCCCTCGCGTTCGACCATGCCCAGATCCTGAACGACGCCCTCGAATGGCTTCGCAAAGGGGTCGAGGCCGGTCCGCTTGGGCTCGCCTTGCTGCCCGACCCGTTCAACCGCGATGACGCCCGATCCATGTTCCATGCCGTCGGCTTGCCCCTCCGCCATTCCGCGCGATGGCTCGGACGCTGCGCCAAGGAACTCTGGATCGAGCCGGTTGAAGGCGACTCCCAACGCTACCGTCCCAAGCGGTAA
- a CDS encoding c-type cytochrome domain-containing protein encodes MTVLSCLAALPWIALATDAEPVRFRDQVAPILVARCLGCHQDDDAQGGLNMSTFAKLREGGAIEGDLILLPGEAEESHLVRVLQPDATLRMPLKQAPLTDEEIDLIARWVDEGAVFDGPSEKVLLSSLVDPLANLPEVEVTAEVADPVSAVAYAPDGGRLAAARGSAIYLFDANCSDPTALLEGHEGGINALAFSPDSQRLVAAGGRPGLFGSVAVWDVETGERLRSWKGHADTILSAVLSPDGTTLATASYDRMVMLWNLNSGTEIRTLKEHTDAVYGLAFSPDGTRLASASGDRTVKIWEPATGRRLESLGDATEELYAVTFADEGSSLLAAGADRTIRRWLLEGTTGRLDRSAIAHDGAVLDLLVTGDGASLISTGEDGAIKRWSLPDLAPLDVWPRQPDWPLAAALNPSGSQLALGRYDGALVLLPGWPDAEAQDTFQVTLLDAPEAEAEPPTTQAEPDTKTPELVRRPSLGPPSPRGAERGRTLTVNLSGTGVGQANAVVFDDPHLAATILPSESPDPNRLQINVSIAEDAPIGRHLIRVQTPLGVPPAQGFAVYEGAEQAEVEPNDTPEQGAIVSWPTTLAGTMAAPGDVDHVRFRVARGQTIVCADRGGGLGSALDPVLELRNDAGQVVGQGQSVVSYRADSDEQLTLRIADRQFSGSGNHFYRIELGEIPRLEDVFPLGVSQDGSAEVTVSGANLGESVVTVSASATEMPGSLRNVPATDRHGRAAEGNGKVVVAEGPQVVEHEPNDTPQEAMVLEVPGGVSGRIDHERDLDQVAISVEAGHPLVVEVFGDRLGTEIDPVIEILDAEGTPVPLAVLRPVARSSVAFRDHDASQDRIRLTRWDELAQNDYLLIGRELTRLFALPRNPDDDAVFWSSGGRRLAYLGTTPEQHPQDQPIEKVEIHPPDTTFPPGGASPVTLVYRNDDAPGLGKDAALRFDPPQDGTYLIRVGDARGLGGRGFGYHLVVREPRPDFGVTLRTEHPDIPRGGATVVSAMVQRIDGFDGPIDLRVEGLPPGIRATSAQVEAGHLTADLLLMADRDAPTFSSTSWRVVAEASKRGTNGEVIRHEIRPGGDRSSWITVTPEPDLRVSTDRDRVVIRPGDQVELTFRVDRSASFSGRVPIDVRNLPHGVRVLNIGLNGVLITESQTERTVFLYAEPWVSPTERPFFGVGRVEAAGTEHSTPPITLVISDESTEGSSAKDDQP; translated from the coding sequence ATGACTGTGCTGAGTTGCCTGGCCGCCTTGCCGTGGATAGCCCTGGCGACGGATGCGGAACCGGTTCGGTTTCGAGATCAGGTCGCGCCGATCCTGGTTGCCCGATGCCTGGGATGCCATCAGGATGACGATGCGCAAGGCGGGCTGAACATGAGCACCTTCGCCAAGCTCAGGGAGGGAGGGGCGATCGAGGGGGACCTGATCTTGCTGCCGGGAGAGGCAGAGGAGAGTCACCTCGTTCGGGTCTTGCAACCGGATGCCACGCTCCGCATGCCCTTGAAGCAAGCGCCCTTGACGGACGAGGAGATCGACCTGATTGCGCGATGGGTGGACGAGGGAGCGGTCTTCGATGGTCCTTCGGAAAAGGTGCTCCTGTCGTCGCTGGTTGATCCACTGGCGAATTTGCCCGAGGTGGAGGTGACGGCCGAGGTGGCCGATCCGGTTTCGGCCGTGGCCTATGCGCCGGATGGTGGTCGGCTGGCGGCGGCACGAGGGTCTGCCATTTACCTGTTCGACGCGAATTGCAGCGATCCGACGGCGTTGCTGGAAGGGCACGAGGGAGGGATCAACGCCCTGGCCTTTTCGCCGGATAGCCAACGGCTGGTCGCCGCTGGAGGCCGGCCGGGACTGTTCGGTTCGGTCGCGGTCTGGGACGTGGAAACGGGAGAGCGGCTTCGCTCGTGGAAGGGGCATGCCGACACGATTCTCTCGGCCGTTCTCTCGCCGGACGGAACAACCCTGGCCACGGCAAGCTATGATCGCATGGTCATGCTCTGGAATCTGAATTCCGGAACGGAAATCCGCACGCTTAAGGAGCATACCGACGCGGTCTATGGGCTTGCCTTCTCGCCGGATGGGACCCGGCTGGCGTCGGCGTCGGGAGATCGGACCGTCAAGATCTGGGAACCGGCAACGGGGAGGCGACTGGAATCGCTCGGCGATGCGACCGAGGAACTGTATGCCGTGACATTCGCCGACGAGGGATCGAGCTTGCTGGCCGCGGGAGCCGATCGAACCATTCGGCGATGGCTCCTGGAGGGAACGACGGGGAGGCTCGACCGATCGGCCATTGCTCATGATGGAGCGGTGCTCGATTTACTGGTCACGGGCGATGGAGCTTCGCTCATCTCGACCGGAGAGGATGGGGCCATCAAGCGGTGGTCGTTGCCGGATCTGGCGCCGCTCGACGTGTGGCCCCGACAACCGGACTGGCCCCTGGCGGCGGCCCTGAACCCTTCGGGATCGCAACTGGCGCTGGGCCGGTACGATGGGGCGTTGGTTCTGCTGCCCGGCTGGCCAGACGCCGAGGCTCAGGACACGTTTCAGGTGACGCTGCTGGACGCTCCCGAGGCCGAAGCGGAGCCCCCGACGACGCAGGCTGAACCGGACACGAAGACGCCGGAACTGGTCCGCCGCCCTTCACTCGGGCCTCCCAGCCCCAGGGGGGCCGAACGGGGTCGGACGTTGACCGTGAACCTGTCGGGCACGGGGGTCGGCCAGGCAAACGCGGTGGTGTTCGATGATCCGCACCTGGCGGCCACCATCTTGCCGAGTGAGTCGCCCGATCCGAACAGGCTCCAGATCAATGTTTCGATTGCGGAGGATGCGCCGATCGGTCGTCACCTGATTCGGGTGCAAACACCGCTTGGCGTTCCCCCGGCGCAAGGGTTCGCGGTTTACGAAGGTGCCGAACAGGCCGAGGTGGAGCCGAATGACACGCCAGAGCAGGGGGCAATCGTCTCCTGGCCGACGACTCTTGCCGGAACGATGGCGGCGCCGGGAGACGTGGATCACGTCCGATTTCGCGTGGCTCGGGGTCAGACGATCGTGTGTGCCGATCGTGGTGGAGGGCTCGGCTCGGCGCTTGATCCGGTGCTGGAGCTGAGGAACGACGCGGGGCAGGTGGTCGGACAGGGGCAATCGGTCGTGTCGTATCGGGCCGACTCCGACGAGCAACTCACGCTTCGCATTGCAGATCGGCAATTCAGCGGATCAGGGAATCATTTCTATCGGATCGAACTTGGTGAGATTCCCAGGCTTGAGGATGTGTTTCCGCTGGGAGTTTCGCAAGACGGCTCCGCCGAGGTGACTGTCTCTGGGGCGAACCTGGGAGAATCGGTCGTAACGGTGTCGGCCTCGGCGACCGAAATGCCCGGATCGTTGCGGAACGTTCCGGCCACCGATCGGCACGGCCGAGCCGCGGAGGGGAATGGAAAGGTCGTCGTCGCTGAAGGGCCTCAGGTCGTTGAGCACGAACCGAATGACACCCCACAGGAGGCGATGGTACTGGAGGTGCCCGGCGGCGTTTCGGGGCGGATCGACCACGAGAGGGATCTCGACCAGGTGGCGATCTCCGTGGAAGCTGGTCATCCGTTGGTCGTCGAGGTCTTCGGGGATCGGCTGGGGACCGAGATCGACCCGGTGATCGAGATTCTGGATGCCGAGGGGACCCCGGTTCCCCTGGCGGTGCTGCGCCCGGTTGCTCGATCGTCGGTCGCGTTTCGAGACCATGACGCGAGCCAGGATCGGATTCGCCTGACCCGATGGGATGAACTGGCCCAGAATGATTATTTGCTGATTGGTCGAGAGCTGACCCGCCTGTTCGCCCTGCCTCGCAATCCGGATGACGACGCGGTGTTCTGGTCCTCAGGAGGGCGACGGCTGGCGTACCTCGGCACCACTCCGGAGCAACACCCGCAGGATCAACCGATCGAGAAGGTTGAGATTCATCCCCCCGACACAACCTTCCCGCCAGGAGGAGCCTCTCCGGTCACGCTGGTTTACCGGAACGACGATGCTCCCGGACTGGGCAAGGATGCGGCCCTTCGCTTCGATCCCCCGCAGGACGGGACGTACCTGATTCGGGTAGGGGATGCGCGCGGGCTCGGGGGGCGCGGGTTCGGCTATCATCTGGTCGTCCGGGAACCACGGCCCGACTTCGGCGTGACGCTCCGGACCGAGCATCCCGACATTCCCCGAGGCGGAGCCACGGTCGTCTCGGCCATGGTGCAGCGGATTGACGGGTTCGACGGCCCGATCGACCTGCGGGTGGAAGGACTTCCGCCGGGAATCCGAGCGACCTCGGCGCAGGTGGAAGCGGGGCACTTGACCGCCGATCTGTTGCTGATGGCCGACCGAGACGCGCCGACCTTCTCCTCGACCTCGTGGCGAGTGGTGGCCGAAGCGTCCAAACGCGGGACGAACGGCGAGGTCATTCGGCATGAGATCCGTCCGGGAGGCGACCGATCTTCCTGGATCACCGTGACACCGGAACCCGACCTTCGTGTTTCGACCGACCGGGATCGGGTGGTGATTCGCCCCGGAGATCAGGTCGAGCTGACCTTCCGCGTTGATCGTTCGGCGAGCTTCTCCGGTCGTGTCCCGATTGACGTGCGCAACCTGCCGCACGGGGTTCGCGTGCTGAATATCGGTCTGAACGGTGTGTTGATTACCGAGTCGCAGACCGAGCGAACGGTGTTCCTGTACGCCGAGCCGTGGGTTTCGCCCACCGAACGCCCGTTCTTCGGGGTCGGTCGGGTTGAGGCGGCCGGGACCGAACACAGCACCCCGCCCATCACCCTGGTCATTTCAGACGAATCGACCGAGGGGTCTTCCGCCAAGGACGACCAGCCCTGA
- a CDS encoding serine/threonine protein kinase, translated as MSIDPRTSRFWKETLRYGLLDEATLQSCWDAIPPEKREDPDAIDRRLARQAIASQHLTLWQGQQIVAGRAAALKMGKYIVLDIIGKGGMGLVFLARDTRLRRLVAIKILSRERMTSPRAVARFEREAKVGAQLQHDNLVRIYDEGEYRDLRYLVMEYIEGRNVSQILAEVGRLSPALAASIARQVALGLEHARLKGLIHRDVNPQNILVTEDGTAKLTDLGLAIDLGDPDDVVTRDGATVGTFDYISPEQARHPRSVDTRSDLYSLGCTLYHMISGSVPFREASLPQKLYAHQLHEPEPLSELVPEVPPGLEAIVRRLMAKSPDDRFPTPLALAEALAPFAEGASSVAEQIAAVRNAAEPAQGARPVPGAIPFDDASDPNGYRFGPGPGPEPEAGPDQDEAPPTRTASAMKPEPRGPADSGIEPIRSHSDADSDHASDDERTREPVAPQMALPTTEPEPLVSSSPMASGLGLPIDLGPEPSLTEMAASRSRSRSSMSRSASDPGSSDTDKVTPASTEPQSAEREDQRRKRIWIVAGVIGSVAALLLIVLIGISLRSDDSDVIVETIPEATPPPVDRPASVPEFSVGSSDGRGMRICPTFYDAMMMAPNNGGVLYLGDLTEPFVMAEGDSASLIPRSGIVIRPHPDSRAPVQITLEGRESWLRQQVGGLTLEDLTVVVRYGGSASAETARPPVIESNGELTLRRCTFLVQSGPSLGSSVVQSFGSSVRIDGCLFRGFDRPLDLVVFGGVRHEISNSIFVWTQGTPGRPSGWPIRVASRFANQPRPGRVTIDRCSVFLATGFLETTSLLADQPLEIHVRESGIRADHLLCWSPPTEGAPFPSGLKWTGEGNRYDLQGASWLVSASDGLSVPDNAPTNLDSWTDALGSEGTDDSVQMLVELRDPSALKSSSIDPSRFAAIAGGEPIGADPAQVGPPGDPPVAQTPEADSAGT; from the coding sequence ATGTCGATCGACCCGCGAACGTCTCGATTCTGGAAAGAGACGTTGCGCTATGGACTGCTCGATGAAGCGACCCTGCAGTCGTGCTGGGATGCCATTCCTCCCGAGAAGCGTGAGGACCCCGACGCGATTGACCGCCGGCTCGCGCGTCAGGCCATCGCGTCGCAACATCTGACGCTCTGGCAAGGCCAGCAAATCGTCGCCGGTCGCGCCGCCGCCCTGAAAATGGGCAAGTACATCGTCCTCGACATCATCGGCAAGGGAGGCATGGGCCTGGTCTTCCTGGCGCGTGACACGAGACTCCGCCGCCTGGTCGCCATCAAGATTCTCTCTCGCGAACGGATGACCAGCCCTCGCGCCGTGGCCCGCTTCGAGCGCGAGGCCAAGGTCGGCGCCCAGCTTCAGCACGACAACCTCGTCCGCATCTACGACGAGGGCGAGTACCGCGACCTCCGCTACCTGGTCATGGAATACATCGAGGGACGCAACGTCTCTCAGATTCTCGCCGAGGTCGGCCGGCTCTCCCCCGCCCTGGCCGCCTCCATTGCCCGGCAGGTAGCCCTCGGGCTGGAACACGCCCGGCTCAAAGGTCTGATCCATCGCGACGTCAACCCGCAGAACATCCTCGTGACCGAGGATGGCACCGCGAAGCTCACCGACCTCGGCCTGGCCATCGACCTGGGCGATCCCGATGATGTCGTCACCCGAGACGGCGCAACCGTCGGCACGTTCGACTACATCAGCCCCGAACAAGCCCGCCATCCTCGGTCGGTTGACACTCGGAGCGACCTGTATTCGCTCGGTTGCACGCTCTACCATATGATTTCCGGTTCGGTTCCGTTTCGTGAGGCAAGCCTGCCGCAGAAGCTCTACGCCCACCAGTTGCACGAGCCGGAACCCCTCTCGGAACTGGTTCCCGAGGTTCCTCCGGGGCTGGAGGCGATCGTCCGTCGCCTGATGGCGAAGTCTCCCGATGACCGCTTCCCCACCCCTCTGGCGCTGGCTGAGGCGCTGGCTCCGTTTGCCGAGGGGGCGTCCTCGGTGGCCGAGCAGATCGCCGCCGTTCGCAATGCCGCCGAACCGGCTCAGGGGGCGCGACCGGTTCCGGGCGCAATCCCGTTTGATGACGCTTCCGACCCAAACGGCTACCGCTTCGGCCCCGGCCCCGGACCCGAGCCCGAGGCCGGCCCGGATCAGGACGAGGCCCCACCCACCCGCACTGCCTCGGCCATGAAGCCCGAGCCCCGAGGGCCGGCCGACAGCGGAATCGAACCGATTCGATCCCACTCCGACGCCGATTCCGACCACGCCTCTGACGACGAACGCACTCGCGAACCCGTTGCGCCTCAAATGGCCCTGCCCACCACCGAGCCCGAGCCGCTCGTCTCGTCGTCTCCAATGGCGAGTGGTCTTGGGCTGCCGATCGACCTTGGACCTGAACCCTCCTTGACCGAGATGGCGGCGTCTCGAAGCCGATCCCGCTCCTCGATGTCTCGATCGGCGAGCGATCCCGGTTCGTCCGACACCGACAAGGTCACCCCCGCCTCCACCGAGCCGCAATCGGCGGAACGCGAGGATCAGCGTCGAAAACGGATCTGGATCGTGGCGGGGGTCATCGGCTCGGTCGCGGCCCTCCTGCTGATCGTCCTGATCGGGATAAGCCTCCGTTCCGACGACAGCGATGTCATCGTCGAGACCATTCCCGAGGCCACGCCACCCCCGGTCGATCGGCCGGCGTCGGTACCCGAGTTCTCGGTCGGCAGCTCAGACGGCCGGGGTATGCGCATCTGCCCCACGTTTTACGATGCCATGATGATGGCTCCGAATAACGGCGGGGTCCTTTACCTGGGCGATCTCACCGAGCCGTTTGTAATGGCCGAGGGAGATTCTGCCTCTCTGATTCCCCGCTCCGGAATCGTGATTCGCCCGCATCCCGATTCACGAGCCCCGGTCCAAATCACCCTGGAGGGCCGGGAGTCCTGGCTCCGCCAGCAGGTCGGCGGGCTGACGCTCGAAGACCTCACCGTGGTGGTCCGCTACGGCGGCTCCGCCTCGGCCGAAACCGCTCGACCTCCCGTCATCGAATCGAACGGCGAGCTGACCCTCCGGCGCTGCACCTTCCTGGTCCAGTCGGGGCCGAGTCTTGGCTCCAGCGTCGTTCAGTCGTTCGGCTCCTCGGTTCGGATCGACGGTTGCCTGTTCCGAGGCTTCGACCGCCCACTCGACCTGGTTGTCTTCGGCGGGGTGCGTCACGAGATCTCGAACAGCATCTTCGTCTGGACTCAGGGCACGCCCGGTCGTCCGTCGGGATGGCCGATTCGGGTTGCCAGTCGCTTTGCCAACCAGCCCCGACCCGGCCGAGTGACCATCGACCGCTGCTCGGTGTTTCTTGCCACCGGATTCCTCGAAACCACCAGCTTGCTTGCCGATCAGCCGCTCGAAATTCACGTCCGAGAGTCAGGCATCCGTGCCGATCACCTGCTCTGCTGGTCCCCACCGACCGAGGGAGCTCCGTTCCCCTCCGGCCTGAAATGGACGGGAGAGGGAAACCGCTACGATCTCCAGGGAGCCTCCTGGCTGGTTTCGGCGTCCGATGGCCTGTCCGTTCCCGACAACGCGCCGACGAACCTCGACTCCTGGACCGATGCCCTCGGCTCGGAAGGAACGGACGACTCGGTGCAGATGCTCGTCGAACTTCGAGACCCCTCGGCCCTCAAGTCCTCGTCCATCGACCCGTCCCGCTTCGCCGCCATTGCCGGAGGAGAACCGATCGGAGCCGATCCGGCCCAGGTTGGCCCCCCCGGTGATCCTCCCGTCGCGCAAACGCCCGAAGCCGACTCGGCCGGAACCTGA